A single region of the Megalobrama amblycephala isolate DHTTF-2021 unplaced genomic scaffold, ASM1881202v1 scaffold383, whole genome shotgun sequence genome encodes:
- the LOC125261248 gene encoding protein ANTAGONIST OF LIKE HETEROCHROMATIN PROTEIN 1-like: MTTAPSGKKERTSTFWETDVLQNFGETEWYLNFRMPEEAFLNLCDLLHPYIPKQTMKTTVSLEKRVALTLYKLASNTEFHDVANLFGIGVSTACDVFWEVCKGLCQLKRKFIGMPKSEEDVKTIIKGFQEKSGFPMCAGALDGTHIPILAPSSFHTDYYNRKGWYSVILQGLVDHQYMFQDFDVGWPGKCHDSFVFQNSKLHAKLENGTCFPPLTKKIQGVDIPVLIVADSAYSLSRNVMKPFPEGVARGPQLQFNACLSRARIHVEHAFGRLKGRWRCR; encoded by the coding sequence ATGACAACTGCACCAAGTGGTAAGAAGGAGCGCACCAGCACCTTCTGGGAGACAGATGTGCTGCAAAATTTTGGGGAAACTGAGTGGTACCTCAACTTCAGAATGCCAGAGGAGGCCTTCTTAAATCTCTGTGACCTTCTTCATCCTTACATACCAAAGCAAACCATGAAGACCACAGTGAGTTTGGAAAAAAGGGTTGCTCTGACACTTTACAAGTTAGCAAGTAACACTGAATTCCATGATGTTGCAAACCTCTTTGGAATTGGGGTGAGCACTGCCTGTGATGTGTTTTGGGAGGTTTGTAAGGGTCTCTGCCAACTGAAAAGGAAGTTTATTGGAATGCCAAAAAGTGAAGAAGACGTGAAGACCATAATCAAAGGATTTCAAGAGAAGTCAGGGTTTCCCATGTGTGCTGGGGCCCTGGATGGAACACACATTCCCATCCTAGCACCCTCCAGCTTTCACACTGATTACTACAACAGAAAGGGGTGGTACAGCGTGATACTACAGGGCTTGGTTGACCACCAGTACATGTTTCAAGATTTTGATGTTGGCTGGCCAGGGAAGTGCCACGActcttttgtttttcaaaactCAAAACTACATGCAAAGCTGGAAAATGGCACATGCTTTCCACCACTCACCAAGAAAATACAAGGTGTTGACATTCCTGTGCTGATTGTGGCTGACTCTGCTTATAGCCTCTCTCGTAATGTCATGAAACCGTTCCCAGAAGGAGTTGCAAGAGGGCCCCAACTGCAATTCAATGCATGTCTGAGTAGGGCAAGAATTCATGTGGAACATGCTTTTGGTCGTCTAAAGGGCAGATGGCGCtgccggtaa